From Virgibacillus ihumii, the proteins below share one genomic window:
- the tyrS gene encoding tyrosine--tRNA ligase, giving the protein MDILKDLEKRNLIHQTTDDEGLKKHLSENQVTVYCGFDPTADSLHIGHLVPITMLKRFQRAGHKPIALIGGGTGMIGDPSGRSSERSLNEESVVKDYSEKIKEQLAHQLDFDHGSNAAVARNNHDWLASMTVIDFLRDAGKHFGINYMLGKESVSARIEQGISYTEFSYMILQSLDYMKLYEQENCTLQIGGSDQWGNITAGMELIRRSRENEDEDINVFGLTVPLITKADGSKFGKTSGGAIWLDSEKTSPYEFYQFWVNTDDRDVIKFLNYFTFLEDDEMEALKKELETHPENRLAQKRLAEEMTREVHSQEALEQAQRITSSLFSGNLQDLTAEDIEQGFKDVPAYVTEKAEIGLVDLLVNSSISSSKRQAREDINNGAIYINGTREQDTKYVVGSSDRIDDRFTIIRRGKKKYFLIRYQ; this is encoded by the coding sequence ATGGATATTTTAAAAGATTTGGAAAAACGTAATCTTATTCATCAGACAACCGATGATGAAGGGCTTAAAAAACATCTCAGTGAAAATCAGGTAACTGTTTATTGCGGCTTTGACCCCACTGCTGACAGCCTTCACATTGGGCATTTGGTTCCGATTACTATGCTTAAAAGATTTCAGCGTGCGGGTCATAAACCAATCGCATTAATTGGCGGCGGAACTGGTATGATTGGTGACCCTAGCGGTCGCTCCAGTGAACGTTCGCTAAATGAAGAATCGGTAGTAAAAGACTACAGTGAAAAAATAAAAGAACAACTTGCACACCAGCTTGATTTTGATCATGGTTCAAATGCAGCTGTCGCCAGAAATAATCACGACTGGCTTGCAAGTATGACGGTTATCGATTTTCTGCGCGATGCTGGAAAACATTTTGGTATTAATTATATGCTTGGAAAAGAGTCAGTCTCAGCCAGAATTGAACAGGGGATATCGTATACTGAATTCAGTTACATGATTTTGCAGTCACTTGATTACATGAAATTGTATGAACAGGAAAACTGTACGCTGCAAATTGGCGGAAGTGATCAGTGGGGCAACATTACTGCTGGTATGGAGCTGATTCGTCGATCCAGAGAAAACGAGGATGAGGATATTAACGTATTCGGGTTGACTGTACCATTGATTACGAAAGCTGATGGCAGCAAATTCGGTAAAACGTCCGGCGGGGCAATCTGGCTTGATTCGGAAAAGACGTCACCATATGAATTTTATCAATTCTGGGTGAATACGGATGATAGGGATGTCATTAAATTTTTAAACTACTTTACATTTTTGGAAGATGACGAGATGGAAGCACTAAAAAAAGAATTGGAAACTCATCCTGAAAATAGGCTGGCACAGAAACGGCTTGCTGAGGAAATGACCCGTGAAGTCCACAGTCAGGAAGCACTGGAGCAGGCACAACGGATTACTTCTTCATTATTTAGTGGTAATCTACAGGATTTGACAGCTGAAGATATTGAGCAGGGTTTCAAAGATGTGCCTGCATATGTAACAGAAAAAGCGGAGATTGGATTAGTAGATTTACTCGTAAACAGTTCAATTTCCTCATCAAAGAGACAGGCGCGAGAAGATATCAACAATGGTGCTATTTATATAAACGGCACACGTGAGCAGGATACGAAATATGTGGTTGGTTCATCCGACCGGATTGATGACAGGTTTACGATTATCAGACGAGGCAAGAAAAAGTACTTCCTGATTCGTTATCAATAA
- a CDS encoding Bax inhibitor-1/YccA family protein: MARIGSYSQTANPAWSDKAFRSGNNIAKQMTLQGTINRTFLLTMALFLSAAFAWSRYFNGPGVNGLLVLGLIAGLILAVITIFVPKVAPFTSVPYALAEGLVVGSVSAMYEDLYGGITMQAALLTFGVLLMMLLLYKTGVIKVTKKFRIGVICATGAILLAYLATLVMRLFGVHDVLYMHNSGPIGIVISVGIVIVAALNLALDFDLIERGVKRNAPRHMEWYGAFGLMVTLVWLYLEILRLIAKLRR, encoded by the coding sequence TTGGCACGTATAGGTTCATATTCACAGACGGCTAACCCGGCTTGGAGTGATAAAGCATTTCGGTCCGGCAATAATATTGCAAAGCAGATGACATTGCAAGGGACCATAAACCGGACATTTCTTTTGACAATGGCACTGTTTCTCTCGGCAGCATTCGCATGGAGCCGGTATTTCAACGGACCTGGTGTAAATGGACTGCTGGTACTTGGCCTGATTGCCGGGTTGATTTTGGCAGTTATTACAATTTTTGTCCCGAAAGTTGCCCCTTTTACATCTGTTCCTTACGCGCTCGCTGAAGGATTGGTAGTGGGCAGTGTTTCGGCAATGTATGAAGACCTGTACGGCGGTATAACGATGCAGGCTGCGTTGCTGACATTCGGTGTTCTGCTCATGATGCTATTACTGTATAAAACCGGTGTGATTAAAGTTACCAAAAAGTTCAGGATTGGGGTAATTTGTGCGACCGGCGCTATCCTTCTGGCTTATTTGGCAACGCTTGTGATGCGGCTGTTTGGGGTACATGATGTCCTGTACATGCATAACAGCGGTCCAATCGGGATTGTGATCAGTGTTGGGATTGTGATTGTAGCGGCATTGAATCTGGCGTTGGATTTTGATCTGATTGAGCGCGGCGTTAAACGCAATGCGCCTAGACACATGGAATGGTATGGCGCATTCGGACTTATGGTAACGTTGGTATGGCTTTATCTTGAGATTCTTCGGTTGATTGCTAAACTAAGACGATAA
- a CDS encoding transglycosylase domain-containing protein translates to MDFKQMLHKYTQKVKNAWNEGKIQRSSRITYDVFWNVILFFLVVGVIGAFFVGGLGAGYFASLVKDEPVRSYASMKQDIYNYEQTSKLYFAGGNYFGNVRSDIHREEVTLDEVSDKLIHAVIATEDSNYRMHEGIVPKAIVRAMVQQVTNAPMQSGGSTLTQQLVKNQILTNEVSFERKAKEILIAMRVERFFDKDEILEAYLNIIPYGRNASGQNIAGIQTAAQGIFGVDASELNLPQAAFLAGLPQSPSYYTPFKNSGGLKNKEGLQPGLNRMSFVLERMHEAGYITKKQYEKALNYNIVDDFSKESKSPIEKYPYLTFEAQERAKQIIIEHLAKQDGYSMKELKENDDLMGEYTALADRAMRQNGYKIHTTINKKIHDKFKQIVKNYDYYGEPWTGEVVVNYETGKTKTITQKIQTGGILIENSTGKIISFIGGRDYNQNNQLNYTTRPRPNGSTMKPILDYAPAMELGKVQPGTPIADVSTTFQIPGSDNWSPSNYIQGSYHGIVSARKALADSYNIPAAKVYSRIINQNPAKNFLIEGMGITTLTKGDQHHMSLSLGQPTKGISVEENTNAFSTFGNRGKFNDAYLIQKITTADGKVIYKHKKNPEEVFSRQTNYLTIDMMRDVIDSGTASYLNSQLKYDYVDWAGKTGTSNNWEDTWFVGVNPKVTFGTWMGYKTPQSIKCSSCSLGYSNRNIKLWAELINAASDIRPDLVAPQKNFDRPGGIVSRSYCAISGKLPSDLCKQAGLVMTDLFNAKYAPTETGNSLIEGSYVMVNGQAVVAGPNTPAEFTKGDGLAFNPAFLERKGWDRLGNLSKLFPRTNRDKWSKIGLPPSDASSNAIEDDGKAPKAPSGVSISGGKLTWNESGSDDVVGYRIYKASSSNGSYSKVGSTTGTSTSISGSGAYIVRAVDYFGLESSASKPATSGQPDKPEKDGKNKPDKPDEPENPGDTGNNENNDSNNGNNGGTDNGNGNTGDEGSNGDGADSGDSGGDGSSGNGESSNGGPNNSDIDNTDNRETNGNNGE, encoded by the coding sequence GTGGATTTCAAACAAATGCTTCACAAATATACGCAGAAGGTGAAGAATGCCTGGAATGAAGGAAAAATTCAGCGGTCATCCAGAATTACATATGATGTTTTCTGGAATGTTATTCTATTTTTCCTTGTCGTAGGTGTTATCGGCGCTTTTTTCGTCGGCGGCTTGGGTGCAGGTTATTTCGCTTCCCTGGTAAAAGACGAACCAGTCAGGAGCTATGCCAGCATGAAACAGGATATATATAATTATGAGCAAACTTCCAAATTATATTTTGCAGGAGGCAACTATTTTGGAAATGTACGCTCTGATATTCATCGGGAAGAGGTCACGCTTGATGAAGTATCCGACAAATTAATCCATGCCGTAATTGCAACAGAGGACAGTAACTACAGAATGCATGAAGGTATTGTACCAAAGGCAATTGTGCGGGCCATGGTCCAACAAGTAACAAATGCGCCTATGCAATCGGGCGGCAGTACACTCACACAGCAACTGGTTAAAAACCAAATACTCACAAATGAAGTATCATTTGAACGAAAGGCAAAAGAAATATTAATTGCTATGCGGGTTGAACGTTTTTTTGATAAAGATGAAATTCTTGAAGCCTATTTAAATATTATTCCATATGGCCGTAATGCATCCGGACAAAATATTGCGGGAATCCAGACTGCGGCACAGGGGATCTTTGGGGTCGATGCTTCGGAACTGAACCTTCCGCAGGCTGCTTTTCTGGCTGGGCTGCCGCAAAGCCCATCCTACTATACACCTTTTAAAAACAGTGGTGGTCTTAAAAATAAGGAAGGTCTTCAACCGGGGTTGAATCGGATGAGTTTTGTACTGGAGCGGATGCACGAAGCAGGATACATCACAAAAAAACAATATGAAAAAGCTTTAAACTATAATATCGTGGATGATTTTAGCAAAGAATCCAAGTCACCTATTGAGAAATATCCGTATTTAACTTTTGAAGCCCAAGAACGAGCGAAACAAATTATAATAGAGCATCTGGCTAAACAGGATGGATACTCCATGAAAGAGCTCAAGGAAAATGATGACCTGATGGGTGAATACACAGCACTTGCTGACCGGGCTATGCGTCAAAATGGTTATAAGATTCATACAACAATAAATAAGAAGATTCATGACAAATTCAAACAAATTGTTAAAAACTATGATTATTACGGGGAACCCTGGACCGGGGAAGTTGTGGTGAATTACGAAACTGGTAAAACAAAAACAATCACCCAAAAAATCCAGACGGGCGGTATCCTGATTGAAAACAGTACTGGTAAAATAATTAGTTTCATAGGCGGCAGAGATTACAATCAAAACAATCAGCTCAACTACACAACACGTCCGCGTCCAAATGGAAGTACCATGAAGCCGATACTGGACTATGCGCCGGCGATGGAACTTGGAAAAGTACAGCCTGGAACACCAATCGCCGACGTTTCAACAACTTTTCAGATACCCGGAAGTGACAATTGGAGTCCAAGTAACTATATTCAGGGATCTTACCATGGCATTGTTTCTGCCCGTAAAGCGCTGGCAGATTCCTATAATATCCCCGCGGCCAAGGTATACAGCAGAATCATTAACCAAAATCCGGCTAAGAACTTTCTGATTGAAGGTATGGGAATTACTACCCTGACAAAAGGTGACCAGCACCATATGTCGCTTTCTCTTGGACAGCCGACCAAAGGAATTAGTGTTGAAGAAAACACAAACGCATTCAGTACGTTCGGTAATCGCGGAAAATTTAATGACGCTTATCTGATCCAAAAAATTACGACCGCAGATGGAAAAGTAATTTATAAACACAAAAAAAATCCGGAAGAAGTTTTCTCGCGGCAGACAAACTATTTAACAATCGATATGATGCGTGATGTTATCGATAGTGGTACAGCATCCTATCTCAATTCGCAATTAAAATATGACTATGTTGACTGGGCCGGAAAAACAGGAACATCAAACAACTGGGAGGATACATGGTTTGTCGGAGTTAACCCGAAAGTAACCTTTGGAACATGGATGGGATACAAAACTCCACAATCGATCAAATGTTCAAGCTGTTCACTTGGTTACAGTAACCGAAATATAAAACTTTGGGCAGAGCTGATCAACGCAGCATCAGATATCAGACCTGACCTTGTTGCACCGCAGAAAAATTTTGATCGACCGGGTGGTATCGTATCACGCAGCTATTGTGCGATTTCAGGTAAACTGCCGTCTGACCTATGTAAACAAGCAGGGCTGGTCATGACTGATCTGTTTAATGCAAAGTATGCACCAACCGAAACAGGTAATAGTTTAATAGAAGGTTCTTACGTTATGGTTAACGGACAGGCAGTTGTTGCGGGACCAAACACGCCAGCAGAATTTACCAAAGGTGATGGACTGGCATTCAATCCGGCATTTCTGGAACGAAAAGGCTGGGACAGACTTGGTAACCTATCCAAACTGTTCCCACGAACGAACCGTGATAAATGGTCAAAAATTGGCTTGCCGCCTTCAGATGCCAGCTCAAACGCCATCGAGGATGACGGTAAAGCACCAAAAGCTCCTTCTGGCGTCTCAATATCAGGTGGAAAGCTAACCTGGAATGAATCCGGCAGCGATGATGTTGTCGGTTACCGAATCTATAAAGCTTCCAGTTCAAATGGATCGTACAGCAAAGTCGGCAGTACAACTGGCACAAGCACATCCATTTCAGGAAGCGGTGCTTACATTGTTCGAGCCGTGGATTATTTCGGATTGGAATCATCCGCATCCAAACCGGCTACGTCCGGACAACCGGATAAACCGGAAAAAGATGGCAAAAACAAACCAGATAAGCCGGATGAACCTGAAAATCCAGGGGATACCGGGAATAACGAAAATAACGATTCGAATAATGGAAATAATGGCGGTACCGATAACGGCAATGGTAACACAGGTGATGAAGGCTCTAACGGTGACGGTGCCGACAGTGGTGATTCCGGCGGCGATGGTAGTTCCGGAAACGGGGAATCCAGCAATGGGGGCCCCAATAACAGTGATATTGATAATACCGATAATAGAGAGACTAACGGTAATAATGGTGAATAA